From one Anoplolepis gracilipes chromosome 10, ASM4749672v1, whole genome shotgun sequence genomic stretch:
- the Hlk gene encoding uncharacterized protein Hlk isoform X7 has protein sequence MSTANDGSAVRFGRWWWCWRRRRRSITTRGPAMPTTNYYPRTMVLIAVLALISVLLGHVDAAARTKAEESATSRGSTGKVPQREAEPVIEEVTAKQLERLLNEKDFVAVYWYARSCTTCDKVLAELEKIDDDTDHFGVDFVKINDKRLAKQYGIKNFPALTYFREKEPIIYDGDLMDEENVLDFLTSLEAMDLPDRIEEVNAKILTKIVEETDFVAVLFCPDTERCAGAGSNKPDCKKCLKALQELENIDDEADQLGIGFVKIADEQLADEYNLGSLPALVYYRHQIPIIYEHELSKEEDVLEWLVANKSTGDEEDVIEDVTAKTLNTLIGNIDNLVVLFYDHGDEDSMQVLNELEKIDDDCDKHGIQFVKIDDEKAAEEFGLDSLPAIVYFEKQIPNVYDGDIENEDEILEWLLSQLEKDEIEDVTDEMLDRLIKDGKTLAVLFYDNNDRKSQRVLNELENIDDECDQLGVTFVKIDSSEEAKEYGIEKVPAMLYFEKGIPMVYQGNLEDEEKVLKWLEQQQKADQIEDVTDEMLDMVIEKMPLVAVLFYDKEQKKSQKVLSELENIDDDCDQQNIAFVKISDLNEAKEYGIDTLPALVLFERQIPHIYDGDLMNEDQILGWLLHQKKHAEIPEVTDEMIEKLVESSSYTAVLFYDKDDKQDIRILNELENIDDDLEREGIVIVRIDNDAEAKEYGIDHLPTLVYFEDKIPAIYEGDLLNEDEVLEWLIQQKNSATIEEVTDEILTDLIEDHEYVVVYFSGSCEEGEKCDNILDELENIDDELDETGIIFVTTEDTVIAKKYGIKHFPTLAFFRNKDPLIYTGDLDDEDEVLSWITDEDTLEIPGKIEEVNARMLENILDENDYVVVFFYKEGDRKSQKILQELENIDDECEEKEIDFVKISDEGIEKEYDLPGLPALVFYRHKFRQIYSGDMMHEEEILEWVLDLRTTTPDVIESVDRKTLQVLINDVEHLAVFFYDDKCESCTEILEELETIDDDTDKHGIQFVKSNDAKLAAEIGVFSFPALVYYETGVPIMYDGNLKNEDRVLEWLIEQKSNDSDRDDDDDDDDDDDDDDDDDDDDDDDDDDDDDDDDDDDDDDDDDEDEDDDDDDDDDDDDDDDDDNDDDDDDDEDDDDEDDDDEDDDDEDEEDEDDEDNDEDYDDDDNDNDDNDDDEDSEDNDKKLNKALKSILDKGDGCFYIGMGGKSAKPKIPSYEPYQCCPAKLAHSTKVAKVTKIGPIAKDKSKGKLQGTGSTQKPQLPALKPINKLTVKESKKSATISSKVDKDAKESKSKVKRGFFGSGTPRVSRGP, from the exons ATGCACGAAGTTGCACCACGTGTGACAAGGTCCTGGCCGAACTGGAGAAAATCGACGACGATACGGATCATTTTGGAGTCGACTTTGTCAAGATCAACGATAAACGACTGGCGAAGCAATATGGCATCAAAAACTTTCCAGCTCTTACGTATTTCCGCGAGAAAGAACCAATTATATATGACG GTGACCTGATGGACGAAGAAAATGTATTGGATTTTCTCACAAGCTTGGAAGCGATGGATCTGCCGGATCGCATCGAAGAAGTTAATGCCAAGATTCTAACGAAAATCGTCGAGGAAACAGACTTTGTGGCGGTTCTTTTCT GTCCGGACACGGAGCGGTGTGCGGGCGCCGGGTCTA ACAAACCAGACTGCAAAAAGTGCCTCAAGGCTCTACAAGAATTGGAGAATATCGATGACGAAGCCGATCAATTGGGCATCGGTTTCGTAAAGATCGCCGACGAGCAGCTCGCGGACGAATATAATCTCGGTTCTCTTCCAGCCCTTGTTTATTACAGGCATCAAATTCCGATTATTTACGAAC ATGAACTGAGCAAAGAAGAAGACGTGCTAGAGTGGCTGGTGGCAAATAAAAGCACGGGAGACGAAGAGGACGTTATCGAGGATGTTACCGCCAAAACGTTGAATACCCTGATCGGAAATATAGACAATCTAGTCGTTCTATTCT ACGATCACGGCGACGAGGACTCTATGCAAGTCCTAAACGAACTGGAAAAGATCGACGACGACTGTGACAAGCATGGGATTCAGTTTGTGAAGATCGACGACGAGAAGGCGGCGGAAGAATTCGGACTCGACAGTTTACCAGCGATTGTCTATTTCGAGAAGCAGATACCAAATGTTTACGACG GAGATATAGAAAACGAGGATGAAATCCTGGAGTGGTTGTTGTCGCAACTCGAAAAGGATGAGATCGAGGATGTTACCGATGAGATGCTGGACCGTCTCATCAAAGACGGGAAGACTTTGGCCGTTCTTTTCT ATGACAACAACGATCGGAAATCGCAGAGAGTTCTCAACGAGTTGGAGAACATCGATGACGAGTGCGATCAGCTCGGTGTAACATTCGTGAAAATCGACAGTTCGGAGGAGGCTAAGGAGTATGGCATCGAGAAAGTACCTGCGATGCTTTACTTCGAGAAAGGCATTCCGATGGTGTATCAAGGCAATCTGGAAGACGAGGAGAAGGTGCTGAAATGGTTGGAGCAACAGCAAAAGGCCGACCAAATCGAAGACGTTACGGACGAAATGCTCGATATGGTTATCGAGAAGATGCCACTCGTAGCCGTCCTCTTTT ATGacaaagaacaaaaaaagagTCAGAAGGTGCTGAGCGAACTGGAGAACATCGACGATGATTGCGATCAACAGAACATAGCTTTCGTCAAAATCAGTGACTTGAACGAGGCGAAGGAGTACGGCATAGACACGCTTCCCGCTTTAGTGCTCTTTGAACGACAAATACCGCATATTTATGACG GCGATCTCATGAACGAGGACCAAATACTGGGCTGGCTGTTGCATCAGAAAAAACACGCAGAAATCCCGGAAGTAACGGACGAAATGATCGAAAAGCTCGTGGAATCCTCGTCGTACACGGCAGTCTTGTTTT ATGACAAGGACGATAAGCAAGACATAAGGATTTTAAACGAGTTGGAGAATATCGATGACGATTTGGAGAGAGAAGGCATCGTCATCGTCCGTATAGATAACGATGCCGAGGCCAAGGAATATGGTATCGATCATCTACCGACCCTGGTATATTTCGAAGATAAAATTCCAGCGATATACGAAGGTGATCTGCTGAACGAAGACGAAGTCCTTGAATGGCTGATACAGCAGAAGAACAGCGCTACCATCGAGGAGGTCACAGATGAGATATTGACGGATCTTATAGAGGACCACGAATACGTCGTAGTATATTTCA GTGGAAGTTGTGAAGAAGGAGAGAAATGCGACAATATCCTCGACGAATTGGAGAATATCGATGATGAACTCGACGAAACGGGCATTATATTCGTTACTACCGAGGACACTGTCATAGCGAAGAAATATGGCATCAAACATTTCCCAACTCTCGCGTTCTTCAGAAATAAGGACCCGTTGATTTATACCGGCGATCTCGATGATGAAGACGAGGTACTGTCTTGGATTACGGACGAGGACACTTTGGAGATACCAGGGAAAATCGAGGAAGTCAATGCTAGAATGCTGGAGAACATCCTTGATGAAAACGACTATGTCGTCGTCTTCTTCT ACAAAGAAGGCGATAGGAAAAGTCAGAAGATCCTGCAGGAACTCGAGAACATCGACGATGAGTGCGAAGAGAAGGAGATCGATTTCGTAAAGATCTCCGATGAGGGAATCGAGAAGGAATATGATCTACCGGGATTACCAGCGTTGGTATTTTATAGACACAAGTTCCGACAGATCTATTCGGGCGACATGATGCACGAGGAAGAGATCTTGGAGTGGGTCCTCGATCTTCGCACAACAACGCCAGATGTTATCGAAAGCGTCGATAGAAAAACGTTACAAGTTCTCATCAACGATGTTGAGCACCTCGCCGTTTTCTTCT acGACGACAAATGTGAATCCTGCACCGAGATCCTAGAAGAATTAGAAACGATTGACGATGATACTGACAAACACGGTATTCAATTCGTCAAATCAAACGATGCTAAACTGGCGGCTGAAATCGGCGTTTTCTCCTTTCCGGCTCTCGTTTACTACGAGACCGGAGTTCCCATCATGTACGACG GTAATCTTAAGAACGAGGACAGAGTTCTGGAATGGCTAATCGAACAGAAAA GTAATGATAGTGATCGTgatgatgacgatgatgatgatgatgatgatgatgatgatgatgatgatgatgatgatgatgatgatgatgatgatgatgatgatgatgatgatgatgatgatgatgatgacgacgatgacgacgaagacgaagacgacgatgacgacgacgacgacgacgacgatgacgacgatgacgacgacaacgacgacgacgacgacgacgacgaggatgatgacgacgaagacgacgatGACGAAGACGATGATGATGAGGATGAGGAAGATGAGGATGATGAGGATAACGATGAAGACTACGACgatgatgataatgataatgatgataatgacgacgacgaagatAGCGAagataacgataaaaaattgaacaaagcCCTGAAGAGTATCCTGGACAAAG GCGACGGCTGTTTCTACATCGGGATGGGAGGTAAAAGCGCGAAACCCAAGATTCCCTCCTATGAGCCCTACCAGTGCTGTCCCGCCAAGCTCGCCCACAGCACCAAGGTCGCCAAGGTCACCAAAATTGGTCCGATTGCCAAGGACAAGAGCAAGGGCAAATTACAAGGTACCGGTAGTACACAAAAGCCACAACTGCCGGCTCTGAAGCCGATAAACAAGCTCACGGTCAAGGAAAGTAAAAAATCAGCAACGATATCATCGAAAGTCGACAAAGACGCGAAGGAATCCAAGTCCAAGGTCAAGAGAGGATTTTTTGGAAGcg GTACCCCGCGGGTCTCGCGCGGTCCATGA
- the Hlk gene encoding uncharacterized protein Hlk isoform X5, which translates to MSTANDGSAVRFGRWWWCWRRRRRSITTRGPAMPTTNYYPRTMVLIAVLALISVLLGHVDAAARTKAEESATSRGSTGKVPQREAEPVIEEVTAKQLERLLNEKDFVAVYWYARSCTTCDKVLAELEKIDDDTDHFGVDFVKINDKRLAKQYGIKNFPALTYFREKEPIIYDGDLMDEENVLDFLTSLEAMDLPDRIEEVNAKILTKIVEETDFVAVLFCPDTERCAGAGSNKPDCKKCLKALQELENIDDEADQLGIGFVKIADEQLADEYNLGSLPALVYYRHQIPIIYEHELSKEEDVLEWLVANKSTGDEEDVIEDVTAKTLNTLIGNIDNLVVLFYDHGDEDSMQVLNELEKIDDDCDKHGIQFVKIDDEKAAEEFGLDSLPAIVYFEKQIPNVYDGDIENEDEILEWLLSQLEKDEIEDVTDEMLDRLIKDGKTLAVLFYDNNDRKSQRVLNELENIDDECDQLGVTFVKIDSSEEAKEYGIEKVPAMLYFEKGIPMVYQGNLEDEEKVLKWLEQQQKADQIEDVTDEMLDMVIEKMPLVAVLFYDKEQKKSQKVLSELENIDDDCDQQNIAFVKISDLNEAKEYGIDTLPALVLFERQIPHIYDGDLMNEDQILGWLLHQKKHAEIPEVTDEMIEKLVESSSYTAVLFYDKDDKQDIRILNELENIDDDLEREGIVIVRIDNDAEAKEYGIDHLPTLVYFEDKIPAIYEGDLLNEDEVLEWLIQQKNSATIEEVTDEILTDLIEDHEYVVVYFSGSCEEGEKCDNILDELENIDDELDETGIIFVTTEDTVIAKKYGIKHFPTLAFFRNKDPLIYTGDLDDEDEVLSWITDEDTLEIPGKIEEVNARMLENILDENDYVVVFFYKEGDRKSQKILQELENIDDECEEKEIDFVKISDEGIEKEYDLPGLPALVFYRHKFRQIYSGDMMHEEEILEWVLDLRTTTPDVIESVDRKTLQVLINDVEHLAVFFYDDKCESCTEILEELETIDDDTDKHGIQFVKSNDAKLAAEIGVFSFPALVYYETGVPIMYDGNLKNEDRVLEWLIEQKSNDSDRDDDDDDDDDDDDDDDDDDDDDDDDDDDDDDDDDDDDDDDDDEDEDDDDDDDDDDDDDDDDDNDDDDDDDEDDDDEDDDDEDDDDEDEEDEDDEDNDEDYDDDDNDNDDNDDDEDSEDNDKKLNKALKSILDKGDGCFYIGMGGKSAKPKIPSYEPYQCCPAKLAHSTKVAKVTKIGPIAKDKSKGKLQGTGSTQKPQLPALKPINKLTVKESKKSATISSKVDKDAKESKSKVKRGFFGSDRATRVRRSEDKNA; encoded by the exons ATGCACGAAGTTGCACCACGTGTGACAAGGTCCTGGCCGAACTGGAGAAAATCGACGACGATACGGATCATTTTGGAGTCGACTTTGTCAAGATCAACGATAAACGACTGGCGAAGCAATATGGCATCAAAAACTTTCCAGCTCTTACGTATTTCCGCGAGAAAGAACCAATTATATATGACG GTGACCTGATGGACGAAGAAAATGTATTGGATTTTCTCACAAGCTTGGAAGCGATGGATCTGCCGGATCGCATCGAAGAAGTTAATGCCAAGATTCTAACGAAAATCGTCGAGGAAACAGACTTTGTGGCGGTTCTTTTCT GTCCGGACACGGAGCGGTGTGCGGGCGCCGGGTCTA ACAAACCAGACTGCAAAAAGTGCCTCAAGGCTCTACAAGAATTGGAGAATATCGATGACGAAGCCGATCAATTGGGCATCGGTTTCGTAAAGATCGCCGACGAGCAGCTCGCGGACGAATATAATCTCGGTTCTCTTCCAGCCCTTGTTTATTACAGGCATCAAATTCCGATTATTTACGAAC ATGAACTGAGCAAAGAAGAAGACGTGCTAGAGTGGCTGGTGGCAAATAAAAGCACGGGAGACGAAGAGGACGTTATCGAGGATGTTACCGCCAAAACGTTGAATACCCTGATCGGAAATATAGACAATCTAGTCGTTCTATTCT ACGATCACGGCGACGAGGACTCTATGCAAGTCCTAAACGAACTGGAAAAGATCGACGACGACTGTGACAAGCATGGGATTCAGTTTGTGAAGATCGACGACGAGAAGGCGGCGGAAGAATTCGGACTCGACAGTTTACCAGCGATTGTCTATTTCGAGAAGCAGATACCAAATGTTTACGACG GAGATATAGAAAACGAGGATGAAATCCTGGAGTGGTTGTTGTCGCAACTCGAAAAGGATGAGATCGAGGATGTTACCGATGAGATGCTGGACCGTCTCATCAAAGACGGGAAGACTTTGGCCGTTCTTTTCT ATGACAACAACGATCGGAAATCGCAGAGAGTTCTCAACGAGTTGGAGAACATCGATGACGAGTGCGATCAGCTCGGTGTAACATTCGTGAAAATCGACAGTTCGGAGGAGGCTAAGGAGTATGGCATCGAGAAAGTACCTGCGATGCTTTACTTCGAGAAAGGCATTCCGATGGTGTATCAAGGCAATCTGGAAGACGAGGAGAAGGTGCTGAAATGGTTGGAGCAACAGCAAAAGGCCGACCAAATCGAAGACGTTACGGACGAAATGCTCGATATGGTTATCGAGAAGATGCCACTCGTAGCCGTCCTCTTTT ATGacaaagaacaaaaaaagagTCAGAAGGTGCTGAGCGAACTGGAGAACATCGACGATGATTGCGATCAACAGAACATAGCTTTCGTCAAAATCAGTGACTTGAACGAGGCGAAGGAGTACGGCATAGACACGCTTCCCGCTTTAGTGCTCTTTGAACGACAAATACCGCATATTTATGACG GCGATCTCATGAACGAGGACCAAATACTGGGCTGGCTGTTGCATCAGAAAAAACACGCAGAAATCCCGGAAGTAACGGACGAAATGATCGAAAAGCTCGTGGAATCCTCGTCGTACACGGCAGTCTTGTTTT ATGACAAGGACGATAAGCAAGACATAAGGATTTTAAACGAGTTGGAGAATATCGATGACGATTTGGAGAGAGAAGGCATCGTCATCGTCCGTATAGATAACGATGCCGAGGCCAAGGAATATGGTATCGATCATCTACCGACCCTGGTATATTTCGAAGATAAAATTCCAGCGATATACGAAGGTGATCTGCTGAACGAAGACGAAGTCCTTGAATGGCTGATACAGCAGAAGAACAGCGCTACCATCGAGGAGGTCACAGATGAGATATTGACGGATCTTATAGAGGACCACGAATACGTCGTAGTATATTTCA GTGGAAGTTGTGAAGAAGGAGAGAAATGCGACAATATCCTCGACGAATTGGAGAATATCGATGATGAACTCGACGAAACGGGCATTATATTCGTTACTACCGAGGACACTGTCATAGCGAAGAAATATGGCATCAAACATTTCCCAACTCTCGCGTTCTTCAGAAATAAGGACCCGTTGATTTATACCGGCGATCTCGATGATGAAGACGAGGTACTGTCTTGGATTACGGACGAGGACACTTTGGAGATACCAGGGAAAATCGAGGAAGTCAATGCTAGAATGCTGGAGAACATCCTTGATGAAAACGACTATGTCGTCGTCTTCTTCT ACAAAGAAGGCGATAGGAAAAGTCAGAAGATCCTGCAGGAACTCGAGAACATCGACGATGAGTGCGAAGAGAAGGAGATCGATTTCGTAAAGATCTCCGATGAGGGAATCGAGAAGGAATATGATCTACCGGGATTACCAGCGTTGGTATTTTATAGACACAAGTTCCGACAGATCTATTCGGGCGACATGATGCACGAGGAAGAGATCTTGGAGTGGGTCCTCGATCTTCGCACAACAACGCCAGATGTTATCGAAAGCGTCGATAGAAAAACGTTACAAGTTCTCATCAACGATGTTGAGCACCTCGCCGTTTTCTTCT acGACGACAAATGTGAATCCTGCACCGAGATCCTAGAAGAATTAGAAACGATTGACGATGATACTGACAAACACGGTATTCAATTCGTCAAATCAAACGATGCTAAACTGGCGGCTGAAATCGGCGTTTTCTCCTTTCCGGCTCTCGTTTACTACGAGACCGGAGTTCCCATCATGTACGACG GTAATCTTAAGAACGAGGACAGAGTTCTGGAATGGCTAATCGAACAGAAAA GTAATGATAGTGATCGTgatgatgacgatgatgatgatgatgatgatgatgatgatgatgatgatgatgatgatgatgatgatgatgatgatgatgatgatgatgatgatgatgatgatgatgatgacgacgatgacgacgaagacgaagacgacgatgacgacgacgacgacgacgacgatgacgacgatgacgacgacaacgacgacgacgacgacgacgacgaggatgatgacgacgaagacgacgatGACGAAGACGATGATGATGAGGATGAGGAAGATGAGGATGATGAGGATAACGATGAAGACTACGACgatgatgataatgataatgatgataatgacgacgacgaagatAGCGAagataacgataaaaaattgaacaaagcCCTGAAGAGTATCCTGGACAAAG GCGACGGCTGTTTCTACATCGGGATGGGAGGTAAAAGCGCGAAACCCAAGATTCCCTCCTATGAGCCCTACCAGTGCTGTCCCGCCAAGCTCGCCCACAGCACCAAGGTCGCCAAGGTCACCAAAATTGGTCCGATTGCCAAGGACAAGAGCAAGGGCAAATTACAAGGTACCGGTAGTACACAAAAGCCACAACTGCCGGCTCTGAAGCCGATAAACAAGCTCACGGTCAAGGAAAGTAAAAAATCAGCAACGATATCATCGAAAGTCGACAAAGACGCGAAGGAATCCAAGTCCAAGGTCAAGAGAGGATTTTTTGGAAGcg accgAGCCACCCGCGTGAGAAGAAGCGAAGATAAAAACGCCTGA
- the Hlk gene encoding uncharacterized protein Hlk isoform X6: MSTANDGSAVRFGRWWWCWRRRRRSITTRGPAMPTTNYYPRTMVLIAVLALISVLLGHVDAAARTKAEESATSRGSTGKVPQREAEPVIEEVTAKQLERLLNEKDFVAVYWYARSCTTCDKVLAELEKIDDDTDHFGVDFVKINDKRLAKQYGIKNFPALTYFREKEPIIYDGDLMDEENVLDFLTSLEAMDLPDRIEEVNAKILTKIVEETDFVAVLFCPDTERCAGAGSNKPDCKKCLKALQELENIDDEADQLGIGFVKIADEQLADEYNLGSLPALVYYRHQIPIIYEHELSKEEDVLEWLVANKSTGDEEDVIEDVTAKTLNTLIGNIDNLVVLFYDHGDEDSMQVLNELEKIDDDCDKHGIQFVKIDDEKAAEEFGLDSLPAIVYFEKQIPNVYDGDIENEDEILEWLLSQLEKDEIEDVTDEMLDRLIKDGKTLAVLFYDNNDRKSQRVLNELENIDDECDQLGVTFVKIDSSEEAKEYGIEKVPAMLYFEKGIPMVYQGNLEDEEKVLKWLEQQQKADQIEDVTDEMLDMVIEKMPLVAVLFYDKEQKKSQKVLSELENIDDDCDQQNIAFVKISDLNEAKEYGIDTLPALVLFERQIPHIYDGDLMNEDQILGWLLHQKKHAEIPEVTDEMIEKLVESSSYTAVLFYDKDDKQDIRILNELENIDDDLEREGIVIVRIDNDAEAKEYGIDHLPTLVYFEDKIPAIYEGDLLNEDEVLEWLIQQKNSATIEEVTDEILTDLIEDHEYVVVYFSGSCEEGEKCDNILDELENIDDELDETGIIFVTTEDTVIAKKYGIKHFPTLAFFRNKDPLIYTGDLDDEDEVLSWITDEDTLEIPGKIEEVNARMLENILDENDYVVVFFYKEGDRKSQKILQELENIDDECEEKEIDFVKISDEGIEKEYDLPGLPALVFYRHKFRQIYSGDMMHEEEILEWVLDLRTTTPDVIESVDRKTLQVLINDVEHLAVFFYDDKCESCTEILEELETIDDDTDKHGIQFVKSNDAKLAAEIGVFSFPALVYYETGVPIMYDGNLKNEDRVLEWLIEQKSNDSDRDDDDDDDDDDDDDDDDDDDDDDDDDDDDDDDDDDDDDDDDDEDEDDDDDDDDDDDDDDDDDNDDDDDDDEDDDDEDDDDEDDDDEDEEDEDDEDNDEDYDDDDNDNDDNDDDEDSEDNDKKLNKALKSILDKGDGCFYIGMGGKSAKPKIPSYEPYQCCPAKLAHSTKVAKVTKIGPIAKDKSKGKLQGTGSTQKPQLPALKPINKLTVKESKKSATISSKVDKDAKESKSKVKRGFFGSVVAGIPYLMKV; the protein is encoded by the exons ATGCACGAAGTTGCACCACGTGTGACAAGGTCCTGGCCGAACTGGAGAAAATCGACGACGATACGGATCATTTTGGAGTCGACTTTGTCAAGATCAACGATAAACGACTGGCGAAGCAATATGGCATCAAAAACTTTCCAGCTCTTACGTATTTCCGCGAGAAAGAACCAATTATATATGACG GTGACCTGATGGACGAAGAAAATGTATTGGATTTTCTCACAAGCTTGGAAGCGATGGATCTGCCGGATCGCATCGAAGAAGTTAATGCCAAGATTCTAACGAAAATCGTCGAGGAAACAGACTTTGTGGCGGTTCTTTTCT GTCCGGACACGGAGCGGTGTGCGGGCGCCGGGTCTA ACAAACCAGACTGCAAAAAGTGCCTCAAGGCTCTACAAGAATTGGAGAATATCGATGACGAAGCCGATCAATTGGGCATCGGTTTCGTAAAGATCGCCGACGAGCAGCTCGCGGACGAATATAATCTCGGTTCTCTTCCAGCCCTTGTTTATTACAGGCATCAAATTCCGATTATTTACGAAC ATGAACTGAGCAAAGAAGAAGACGTGCTAGAGTGGCTGGTGGCAAATAAAAGCACGGGAGACGAAGAGGACGTTATCGAGGATGTTACCGCCAAAACGTTGAATACCCTGATCGGAAATATAGACAATCTAGTCGTTCTATTCT ACGATCACGGCGACGAGGACTCTATGCAAGTCCTAAACGAACTGGAAAAGATCGACGACGACTGTGACAAGCATGGGATTCAGTTTGTGAAGATCGACGACGAGAAGGCGGCGGAAGAATTCGGACTCGACAGTTTACCAGCGATTGTCTATTTCGAGAAGCAGATACCAAATGTTTACGACG GAGATATAGAAAACGAGGATGAAATCCTGGAGTGGTTGTTGTCGCAACTCGAAAAGGATGAGATCGAGGATGTTACCGATGAGATGCTGGACCGTCTCATCAAAGACGGGAAGACTTTGGCCGTTCTTTTCT ATGACAACAACGATCGGAAATCGCAGAGAGTTCTCAACGAGTTGGAGAACATCGATGACGAGTGCGATCAGCTCGGTGTAACATTCGTGAAAATCGACAGTTCGGAGGAGGCTAAGGAGTATGGCATCGAGAAAGTACCTGCGATGCTTTACTTCGAGAAAGGCATTCCGATGGTGTATCAAGGCAATCTGGAAGACGAGGAGAAGGTGCTGAAATGGTTGGAGCAACAGCAAAAGGCCGACCAAATCGAAGACGTTACGGACGAAATGCTCGATATGGTTATCGAGAAGATGCCACTCGTAGCCGTCCTCTTTT ATGacaaagaacaaaaaaagagTCAGAAGGTGCTGAGCGAACTGGAGAACATCGACGATGATTGCGATCAACAGAACATAGCTTTCGTCAAAATCAGTGACTTGAACGAGGCGAAGGAGTACGGCATAGACACGCTTCCCGCTTTAGTGCTCTTTGAACGACAAATACCGCATATTTATGACG GCGATCTCATGAACGAGGACCAAATACTGGGCTGGCTGTTGCATCAGAAAAAACACGCAGAAATCCCGGAAGTAACGGACGAAATGATCGAAAAGCTCGTGGAATCCTCGTCGTACACGGCAGTCTTGTTTT ATGACAAGGACGATAAGCAAGACATAAGGATTTTAAACGAGTTGGAGAATATCGATGACGATTTGGAGAGAGAAGGCATCGTCATCGTCCGTATAGATAACGATGCCGAGGCCAAGGAATATGGTATCGATCATCTACCGACCCTGGTATATTTCGAAGATAAAATTCCAGCGATATACGAAGGTGATCTGCTGAACGAAGACGAAGTCCTTGAATGGCTGATACAGCAGAAGAACAGCGCTACCATCGAGGAGGTCACAGATGAGATATTGACGGATCTTATAGAGGACCACGAATACGTCGTAGTATATTTCA GTGGAAGTTGTGAAGAAGGAGAGAAATGCGACAATATCCTCGACGAATTGGAGAATATCGATGATGAACTCGACGAAACGGGCATTATATTCGTTACTACCGAGGACACTGTCATAGCGAAGAAATATGGCATCAAACATTTCCCAACTCTCGCGTTCTTCAGAAATAAGGACCCGTTGATTTATACCGGCGATCTCGATGATGAAGACGAGGTACTGTCTTGGATTACGGACGAGGACACTTTGGAGATACCAGGGAAAATCGAGGAAGTCAATGCTAGAATGCTGGAGAACATCCTTGATGAAAACGACTATGTCGTCGTCTTCTTCT ACAAAGAAGGCGATAGGAAAAGTCAGAAGATCCTGCAGGAACTCGAGAACATCGACGATGAGTGCGAAGAGAAGGAGATCGATTTCGTAAAGATCTCCGATGAGGGAATCGAGAAGGAATATGATCTACCGGGATTACCAGCGTTGGTATTTTATAGACACAAGTTCCGACAGATCTATTCGGGCGACATGATGCACGAGGAAGAGATCTTGGAGTGGGTCCTCGATCTTCGCACAACAACGCCAGATGTTATCGAAAGCGTCGATAGAAAAACGTTACAAGTTCTCATCAACGATGTTGAGCACCTCGCCGTTTTCTTCT acGACGACAAATGTGAATCCTGCACCGAGATCCTAGAAGAATTAGAAACGATTGACGATGATACTGACAAACACGGTATTCAATTCGTCAAATCAAACGATGCTAAACTGGCGGCTGAAATCGGCGTTTTCTCCTTTCCGGCTCTCGTTTACTACGAGACCGGAGTTCCCATCATGTACGACG GTAATCTTAAGAACGAGGACAGAGTTCTGGAATGGCTAATCGAACAGAAAA GTAATGATAGTGATCGTgatgatgacgatgatgatgatgatgatgatgatgatgatgatgatgatgatgatgatgatgatgatgatgatgatgatgatgatgatgatgatgatgatgatgatgatgacgacgatgacgacgaagacgaagacgacgatgacgacgacgacgacgacgacgatgacgacgatgacgacgacaacgacgacgacgacgacgacgacgaggatgatgacgacgaagacgacgatGACGAAGACGATGATGATGAGGATGAGGAAGATGAGGATGATGAGGATAACGATGAAGACTACGACgatgatgataatgataatgatgataatgacgacgacgaagatAGCGAagataacgataaaaaattgaacaaagcCCTGAAGAGTATCCTGGACAAAG GCGACGGCTGTTTCTACATCGGGATGGGAGGTAAAAGCGCGAAACCCAAGATTCCCTCCTATGAGCCCTACCAGTGCTGTCCCGCCAAGCTCGCCCACAGCACCAAGGTCGCCAAGGTCACCAAAATTGGTCCGATTGCCAAGGACAAGAGCAAGGGCAAATTACAAGGTACCGGTAGTACACAAAAGCCACAACTGCCGGCTCTGAAGCCGATAAACAAGCTCACGGTCAAGGAAAGTAAAAAATCAGCAACGATATCATCGAAAGTCGACAAAGACGCGAAGGAATCCAAGTCCAAGGTCAAGAGAGGATTTTTTGGAAGcg TTGTAGCTGGAATTCCTTACCTCATGAAGGTCTAA